ATCAAGTTAGTTGACTGATAGAACATTCATGTGCACCGTTCCGGTTGAACCCTCAGTGGTAGCACTATTGTGATAGTTTACCACATGCTGTGGGAACCCTCAGAGATAGCATGTGTTTTACAGTCTGCTATCTGGACTTGTCCTCACACTGAGGCTGGTCACATTCCAGTGAAAACATTCCTTGTTCCTGTAGACAGCATGTGGATCTGCTTTGCTGTAATGGCTTTAAATAGATGTAGAAAACGAGAGCACTATGGTGAGAGTGAGCAGGAAGGTATATCCAGGCCTGGACTATGGCTGGGAGGTGGAACTAGATCAGCATTATGCTTGTTTTTGCTTTCTTGACTGGTAGCTATCTGAACTGTGCTTGTATTGAATCTACATTTCAGGGATTGTTAGTTGCTTTTACCCATCATCCCTCAAATAATGAGATGCTTAGTTGCCAGGTTCATGGTTACACATGTTTGCCTGGTGAAGGATATAATCTGGCTTGATTTGAATGGAGGGGAAAGACACATTTTGGGAATCATCTCTGTAAATCTGGGGAGAAGTAACAAAAACAGGGGTACTTTATTGCCCCTCTGTGATGGGAAAGTAGTTTAAAGGGACCTGCATTAGCATTAGAGAGCCATTTTGTTGTCCCTTACAGTACATTTGTCTCCCTTTTAAGTGAAACTCAAAGTGGCCCTGGAATTATCATAGCCATGTGTGATAGATATGAAAATACTAATCTCCACGTCAACCTAGAGATGGGAAATTCTGTCTCTGCCTGCTTGTGCActattcattttccacaaatagGAACCGAGAACCAAGGGGGGTTTAATTGAGCTGCTTCCTGGCATAGCCCAACATAGAGACTTAGAGAGTTAAATTGAGTATTTCATTGGAATTTATCCCCTGATTTGCTGCTTAAATATGTGCACCATTTTAGCTTAGTTGTACAGTAGTCTGATTCTGGACAgtggcatacaaatatgatataCACAGATATGTGGTATGGAAGGAGTGGATTATGACTGCCGGCATAGCACTGTGAGTGTAGTTTTCTCTCTAGTCTTCTCCACCCCTCCCGTGCCCCCACGGCTGTCTGGATGCAGGAAatgcctcctccccctcccccgccaggCCCCATGAGTCGCTGTACTAAATTTCAGCCTTATTCACTGTCATGAGTAAGCTTCTACAGAATTCTTTCAGGGATATGGGGTCGTAGTTGCGCCACACGTTAAGGTCCTGGCAGGCCAATAATGTGGTGAAATGTTTTATCGTATTACCCGACTGataatcttgtttttattttttcttccgcATAGATTGCCAAATCCAGCCTTCGTATAATTTCATGACTGGGGTAATTGCCCTGGATTGTATATAAATCAACAAATGCACTCTCACAGTCTGGCACGCCAAAGTCCCGCGTAATCCATCTGAGCAAGGGCCGCACATGTGTTCAGGAAGTGGGAAAGACAGCAGACATTCTGTACAGTCACCAGCCAGTAAACACACTTCCCTTGAAATAGCATGTCTGCATTATGTTACGGCAGCTGTGTTATCAATGCCAGTCCCTCACAAGAAGCCAGTGTTTTACTGTCACCTGGCTGTGTGCAGAGTTGGGGTCTGTTCGCTGGCTGCAGTGTGGGAAGGCAGGACAGCTGAGGCTCATGTTTGGGTCATCAGAATGTGGCGGCTGTGTTAGTTTCACACACCAAAGGCTAACCCGAcctctctgctctctttctGAACTCCTGGCCTATCACACTATCATAAGAATGTAACATGGCTCCAGAACAGGACCTCCATTGTGTTCGCACACTGTTTTGTGCTGAGTCTTAAAAAAGCAAGTAAATGTTATCATTGTGTTACTGTTTCTCATAACAAAATCTTGTCAGATCTGGCAGCGTACACAATGTTACAGCTCAGCTTTGAACTCTGCTTTGAACTACAGTTTGAATCTTTTTGCATTTTACCTTCATAGATTCAAGATGCGAGActtgctgggggtggggggaaggtGTTGGCTCAAAGGTTACAAATTTGATTTCTTGTACaatctttccattttttgaGCTTTTAGAGTATCTTTACATTTCTTTGAGCTTTCTTATGAAGACTTCAATCGTTATAACAAGTTTTCTGCCTGGAGGTGTGAATTGTACCCCTGCCATGGTGGACATTGATGAATGGGGACCCAGGCcgtgtctgtctccctcccgTTGGGAAATTTAATAAAAGCACACGCGCGATgccggggcggggggagagggggtcagGGGGCCGTTGCTCTTGACAACACGCTTGTGAGAAATATGCAGAAAGGGGATCCGGTGACAGCATTAATCTGGTGGCTGATGGTGGAGGCGGCTGCTGGGGAGATAAGTGCTGTTTCGGGGCTCACGCTGACCCCGTTCCCCCCGCTCCTGATTAAACACCACAGGAACGGTCATGCACACACCCCCAGGGGAGCCctgccaaacccccccccccccccccaccccagcaatGCCTGGGGCGGTGCTGTAAACCAAACCTCAGAGATTAAATTAAAGCTCCGTCGTTTCCTTTCTGAACAATAGTCACTAAAAAGTTGGTTTAAAATTAGGCTGAATGTCTTTTAAGAGTCCTTTAATGGAATTTAGTTTCGAGAAGATTTgttccccctcacacacacacgtagacagaATGTTGTGGTTGTGACTCTTTTGTCTTTTGTGAATGTGGTAATGCAGTcgtttctctcattctcttaaTGTAATCAATCCAGCCTTCTTCAAAAGTATTGAATTTGCATTGTCTGTTGAGAGTAACTGCTGTATGTTGTGAACAGTGACGAATGAAACAActatgaatatgtgtgtgtgcgtgcgtggggaAGCGGTTTAACCTGATGCGCCTGACCGGAGTGTCACGAGACGTTTCTCAGCACCCACAGGGCCCTGGACATCTGTGCCATTAGACAAGAGTGGAGAGACCAGGCTGCTCATGTTACAGTAaccattttatgtttgtgtacgAAGCACAACATACCCTGCGGCCTAGAATCGAGTAACTGAACATCTCTGCTAGTTTCTCAGACAGGAGGCTttagccctgctgcagatcAGTGTAATGATCTCAGAGATGACGTGTAGGGATGGGCTTTAGTCTCTGGGgtattttaatttacattcaTCTTCCTTCCGTTTGCTTGCTTTCAGCTCTCATTAGTCTTACCCAGTACACGTGTTACTGAGTGCTGTcccatgtgcgtgcgtgttttcCGTCACGTGTTGCTTCTTCAGTGACCTCCTGCTCCTTAACCGACCACAATGCTCGTTTCCTTTTGCGTACGCATATAATCACCCGGGGTCTTCTGGGACCAATACCAGCATGCAAAGCAGGGTTGAGTAAATAAGCAAGGCCTCAAAAAGGCTGTATCATGGATACAAGCCCTAGAGAAATTATGTTTTCTATTCTACTGGGAGCGACTAACCTTTCTTAATATGTGGTCACCAAATTTATTTTTGGAGATTCCTGAAGACCTAAAAGAACCAGCACCCcagtaatatttttgttttcatattaGCTAGCCAAAATTCAAGTGCTGTTTTTATCAGCCAAGGAGCTGAATGTTTTTGAGTTTTGTAAATTGAGTGTGAATACTTTTGCTAACTGTTAACTGAATGGAAGgttccatttgttttgttttttgtcctgTTGTTGACTTGTAGTATTAGTGGTGGAAAATTTAGATGTGTTTCTGTTGCCAACTGCTTTTTATGAAACAATTTTTAAGAAACTGGAAGTAAGCGCCACTCCTCAGGTTGCAAGCCCAAAGCAAAGCCCTCTACTGACACCTTGTGGCTTGTCAGTTGTAGAGAGAATTTGGCAGATTTAGTCTGTTTCACTGTCAGTCCAGTGACCGAATGAATAATGGCTTCAGGTGTGAAtggttgctgaataaatgtgtgtcctctctctcatggTCAGGATGAACAGATCGAGTGGAGGAAGCAAGAGCTGTCTGTCAGTGAGATCGAGCAGAAAGTGAAGGAGTACAATGCCCAAATCAACAGCAACCTTTTCATGGCCCTTGTGAGTAacaacacacacttgcatgtcCTCGTGATACCACACATCATGTACAAACCTTACAGTATTTCTTAAAAATGTGTGATTTCTTTCAAACATTTTCAACACATTGTGAGCATTTGAACGATTCCAGTCCTGCGCCGAGGCCCATATGTCTGTGTCAATGATGTCTCCTGCAGAACAAAGACGGCTCTTACACGGGCTTCATCAGGGTGCAGTTTAAGCTGGTGCGGCCCGTGTCTGTCCCCCCGCCCCGTAAGAGTGCCCCGCCCCAGGAGGGGGGCCGGCGGCCCTCGGGGGTGAAGCGCCGCACCTCTTTCTACCTGCCCAAGGACACGGCCAAACACCTGCACATCAGCTCCAGAACCCGGGCCCGCGAGGTCATCGAGGCTCTGCTCAACAAGTTCACCGTGGTGGACAACCCGCGCAAGTTCGCCCTGTTCGAGCGCAGCGAGCGCCATGACCAAGGTGAGTCCACCGGGCCCGGACCTTCATCAGAATAATACCGGAACATTATGAAATGGCACACTAAACCGTGGCCACTCATCCCATACGTACGCTGACAAGCAACAGCTGCCACACCAACACTGCAGTAACCTGTCACCAGTCATACTAATCCGGCGCATTAGCAAACCACACTGAAGCACAGAATACCACGCATGGCACTGCCCTCAGCACAACATGAAGAGGAAGGCATAGATAACCATGTTCTCGGAGCTCTAAATCCTCAACCCTTGTGAATTTACATGTATTGATTGTACAAGGACCTTCTCGAGTTGGTGTCACTGATATTCTCCATTTTTGTAAGTGGTTATGACTAATAGCGCTGGCTAAGTGAGTGtgatgtgattttaaaaaggtttgCAGTTGCTGCAGTGTCACGTCTCTGTTGTGTCCCAGGATGCTTGAGTGTACCGTTTCCATAGAGCTTCTCTCCCACTGCTCTCTGAGTGGGCGAGCGGtgctttcctgtgtgtgtctctgtgaaaaCTCGCCCTCTTTGTCTCtcgttgtttgtgtgtgttttggtgcttccccctcctctgtTTTGATTTTTCTCTTTCCCCTCACTGTTGGTTTCACTCCTACTTTAACTTGATTTTAGtgggccgttgggcccctgagcaaggcccttcaccctgcattgctccaggggaggagcgtttgccaaatgctattaatgtaatgtaatataatgtaatagcTGTGGAGATtgagcttgtgtgcgtgtgtatggtgtaaccctctccctctctctctcatagctGTGTAGGTAgagcttgtgtgcgtgtgtatggtgtaaccctctccctctctctctaatggCTGTGTAGgtagagcttgtgtgtgtgtgtaaggtgtaaccctctctctctctctctctctctctctctctctctcagtgtaccTGCGGAAGCTGGGGGATGATGAGCGGCCTCTGCTCCTGCGTCTCTGCGCCGGGCCCAATGAGAAGGCCCTCAGTCTGGTGCTGAAGGAGAACGAGACGGGAGAGGTCAACGTGAGTACACCACAAGCTCCCAGCTTTTAATTTCTCctgccagaaaaaaaagaacgtGTCTGACTCGCCTGTGTGCCCCTCTCTAACAGTGGGACGCCTTCACCGTGCCCGAGCTGCGGAACTTCATGCGCATTCTGCAgcgcgaggaggaggagcacgTCAAGCAGATAGTGCAGCGCTACGCCCGCGCGCGCGACAAGATGCGCGAGGCGCTGGCCACCAGCACGCCCGGCTGAGCCTCCACAGGGCCACCTGTCACCCCTAAATCCAAAGATCCCAGCTGACCGTGTGTAAGGACAGGGCAGTGGCACCCCACTGGTGCCAGACctctgcgagagagagagagagagagtgagaatcaTGAAGTGCCTTCGACCTAGAGAGAATGAGTTGTTCTTGTGAGAGaacgagcgagagagagagcaagcgagagagaCTGTGGCTTTAGTGGAGCCTAGCTGTACCCAGTTGTGTCAGCCCCGGTAGACTCACCTTTCACCTCCAGCACTTAATgtaaatgcacatttgtttgcTGCACTGGAGTGGCACAGACAAGTGCTGTGAAGCTGCTGCTGTTAATGTCAGCACCTGGTCCCTTCTCCTGCACCTCCCCTGACCCTGTAGGACTCTGAGTGACAGGAGTGTATTGGGACAGTTCTGTGATTGACAGTGTGATGTGTGGATGTGAAGTCTGACCCCATTGCATTAATTGCCAGGGCTAAACCTAGGCATTGCTGAACTGGAAACTAGTGCTTTTAAAGGGTTGGGGTGGAATTGACCTTCATTCCTTTAATGAGGGTTGTGAGATGAAGTATGACTGACCTATGACATTTGTGACCTCTAATGCATTGTATTCACCTTTCTGTATGTGtactgtttttcctttttttgaccGTTTTGTAATGTTCCGTTACTTCTATTTGGGGATGGAATCACAGTACATTACTTATCCATTTTTCGTGGTTCTGTGAGAACCCCCATACCCCCAACTACTTCTATATTTGTCAATGGTTCTCCTTTGCTCCCaactttttctgtttcttttctgttctCACTGTTAACTTACTGTTTGAAGGTTTTTCTTATAAAATTCTAAGTGAAATTTTCTAGAGAATGTGCACAATAAATGAATCCCCCCCCACCTAAAATGTGTCTTTAACTCTCTTTGGGTCAGTGTGATAGTGTGGAGAGGACAGCAATTTTACAGTGCTTGTAGTTTTGCATCTTACACATGTGTAGTGAGCAATGTACATTACTGCGATAATGGTTAATAATGCTGTTAATACCATTAAATGTATACTCCCAAACAAGTCAACTACTGTAATGTAACAGAATGCGACCTTTCCAACATCTGTAAGGCACTGTTCTACTCATTCTTCAATCATATCTGCTGTTTGCGAAGGTTAGAAGCAGAGGCCTTGATTTGGAGGCCATAGTCTTATGTACACAAAACATCCAGGTGTCCCAGCAATAGTTTGGaatgcagaaatgcagaaatgccAGAGTTGATTCAATCAGACACATTGATCTTCCACGGCGGGGTATAAGGTATGGCTAGCCTGACTGCTGCTAATGAGTTGATGCTCTGTCAAAGTGAGTCAGTGCAGGTGTGAAACCATCAAGAGGGTGGCATTAAAGAGCCTAGTCTCTCAAAacagatgtgttaaaaacaaTACATAATGTGTCTTTAACACCCTTTCATGTATAGTTAAGGGCAACAGATTGCGTTACTTTTCAACTATGTGTTAAAAATAGTCTCCCTTTGTAACACAAAAGTTACACAAAACAATATGATTTCTTACTAGTCGTAACAAAACATTGAACGGAACACAACATGTAATGTACATTCAAAGCCTTTGGCCTTTTCCTTCTGGTACCAGGAGCATATGTCTAAGATCATAAACTAGTATACCATTCATGGTAAAGGTAAGGTAGCAAGTTTATGTGACGCCTGGCCATTCAGATGGGAATAGGAATTACAAATCAACAATTTTTATTTACAACATGTAACCTGAattatttttccacattcatgAGGTTCAAGCGGTTAGTCGAAAAATATCCAGGTATATGCACAAAATGATATAGTATTTAtgacaaaaaaattatattcaatatttatttatcatttatagcatttaattaaataaattcaattATTTAACCTTTTTGCCAGGCATTTGTCCATATAGAATGAAACCCTCCAGTTAAATCTGGGGAATGGAATTCTTAAAAATAATATGTGAAGAACCTATTTCTAGGTTCtatttttctatattttctatttcaaaatgcatgagcTTGTAGCCTAGTTGTGCAATGGAAAGTTACACAGCCAAATATTTTCTAATTGCATAAAATTGtaaagatatttttaaaaaaaattttatgttaaaAGTATTAAACATTTAGGTCTAAATCTATTCATCATTTAGGTAGTGTCTTAAATCAATGTTAAACGCAGCGCAAAGGAAAATACTTATTTTGCGAAGCTGCCCATGTTAACCGCTGACAGTGAATGTGCTTTCGATACTCCAGTACGGTTGGTGGCCGTATGACTCCATTTACTACACTACCAATTTCAAGAAAGAAACGAGCAAGCGCCTGATATCTTTGTCACGTGACACGGTTTACAGGAATCGGAAATGATGTAGTTTGCTAATGCTACAGTTCTGCTACAGTGATGCTTATGCTAGTTGCAATCTGGTTGAGTCTGGACAGAAACGTTTGGAGCTCAAGCAGGGTCCGTATTttatttagctaacgttaccttgCTAGCAACCTAATTCTAGGTAACGTTAAAGAAGTCTTGTGGACGTTCATAATATCGGCGTCGACGGTAATAAAGACGAGCAGATGGCATCGGTATGATATAATATTGCATCgtaattagctaacgttagctagccaggTGACGCTGCTGCTTAGCTAGTTAGACTAACAAActagccagttagctagctcactctcaaacactgaTCAGCTATATGATGCTTCACCTGATTTTTACCAGGCCTTAGTGGGGTTATTGGGTGGTTAGCTAAAATATTCAAGAGTTATCTAGCTGATAGAATCCCATCTTCGCCAGGTGACACAAGCTGGTACTCTTTCCATATTTAGTTGGCTAACTAGCTTTAtatatctagctagctaatgaagCTAATCTTAGCTGTGTAACGTTAGCAAAACACTCGCTACCAGGTTTGCGATGATGTGCGCTAGAGTTAGCTACCTGAAGTAGTTAGCCAGTTGTCAATCTCGGGAAGCCTGCACGCCACATGCTAACTTGCATAAAATCTGGGATCAGACGGGTGGAGTTCTGTGAATGGAAAGGGAATAAGGCTTTGTCATTAGATTTTCTCAGGAAATACATTGGATTAAAGTTGTTTTACCTGTGCGAAGCCTGGAGTTACGATGCTTTTGCTAGCTAGCATAGTGACTTACTACTACAGTGTAGCATCGCAAGAAGGCTAGTTGACAGTAACTTTGCTACCTAGCTAACGTCTGCAGATTGTGACGCCTTTGAAAGAGGTATAGTACAAATTAGATTTGAGGTCCAGCAGTGTAGAAAAAGGAATCAGATGTATCAAATGTGTCGAGTTAACAGTTATGCAACTGCTACAGTTTTACCTAACGTGTATATGCGAACATCATATGCCATACCTATATTTCTTAATTTGCAGGCAGATTAGTGAGTGATGCAATAAGTATGACATTATTCCCAGTTAACGTTATGTTGGTCGTATTTTGTATGCATCACCGATATGTCCTGGCTAACTATTTTCTTATCTCTTTTCAGGTTTAAACGCTTGACAGAGTTTCAGAGTATTTAGGCTAGTCTGACAGTCTTCTTTGGTGACTTACGACAAAAAATTATGTTCCGGCGCTGAACATGGGAGGCAGTGGCTCCAAGTCCAAAGGCTTTTGGCCTTTTGCCGGCTCAGGTTCCGGCAATGATCCAGCCAATGAGGGGAACGAACAGTCGCTGGCGAAGTTCAGAGGTTCCCGAAATGCTACACCTTTCGTGTTTACAAGAAAGAGGTAAATATAGATGCATGTTTAGTAACGCGATGCATCTCCCAGTTGAGTTGCTCCAACAGTCCGAGTCAATCTGAGgctacgtttttgttttttgttttattttttatttttattttttttgtctgtatcTAGTCAGGTTTTGCGTGATGGGGCCTCCGCTTCCGTTCtaagtaatacattttacacCGGCATTTGTTCTATATCTATTAAATCCTCTGTTCCTTTTTAGGTGGTTTCAGGCCACCTTGTCAATCACTCCCGTAGTGCATTTTACAGCTCTCAAGGACTCGCTTTTCATATACCTTCAATACTTTAGTAAAAGTGCGGTAAAAGATGGAATGTTAGTAAGTTATGCCAGTGGCATGGTCAGCTCATGACTTGGATTCTTTTTCCTGAAGCATAGATTTACTGCTGGAACGGGTAGGAGTGGATTTCCCTCTCCTTATgcaaaatatgttgtttatgcTGGTATCAAGGAACGGTTTTGATGATTCATACAGTTGAGAACAAAAAAGCATTTCTCCACATTGGTATGACTTTGTGTTTTGCAAATCTTTTTTCATGACTAGAAATACTTAACTCCTACATTTCACACATCATTCTTACTGGATAATGCAACAGAACTTAGGCCTGTTTGATTTCCCTCGTGTTTGTTCATGCCTCTCGTGAGTGAGAACATGAAAGCCATTCACtctttactttcattttgtttgtagcTCTCTTTACTATGATGAAGATGGCGACCTGGCTCACGAATTCTATGAAGAAACTGTTGTGACAAAGAATGGGCGCAAGAGAGCAAAGCTGAAGAGGATTCAGAAGAATTTAATACCTCAGGTGAGTAGGGGTGGCTGGTCAGTGTTGGTGTGCTGTGTACTGTACAAGACCATTGAGCAGTCTTTGTCTTCAGGGGCAGACTTGAAACTAGTGTTTGTCAGTTAATGAAAGGTCACTTGCATCCATTTTCAGCTCTgtacgattaaaaaaaaaaaatctttatatttaaaaaaacattccaccTGTATCACATGTACTTGGCCTG
Above is a genomic segment from Conger conger chromosome 10, fConCon1.1, whole genome shotgun sequence containing:
- the LOC133139235 gene encoding ras association domain-containing protein 1-like isoform X2; translation: MSAGGGEDQTPSFEMTWGSTTSSGYCSQEDSDCEFEQYFTARTSFIRKPKKEKDEQIEWRKQELSVSEIEQKVKEYNAQINSNLFMALNKDGSYTGFIRVQFKLVRPVSVPPPRKSAPPQEGGRRPSGVKRRTSFYLPKDTAKHLHISSRTRAREVIEALLNKFTVVDNPRKFALFERSERHDQVYLRKLGDDERPLLLRLCAGPNEKALSLVLKENETGEVNWDAFTVPELRNFMRILQREEEEHVKQIVQRYARARDKMREALATSTPG
- the LOC133139235 gene encoding ras association domain-containing protein 1-like isoform X1 gives rise to the protein MSQGELIELQELTLRDRIELTSPPEPRTPRLERVNALRISPGKVPELLSRVRIIRLLGESVDPRLTDQTGEGHDFQPCTHAHPTWCDLCGDFIWGLYKQSLRCSNCRFTCHYRCRGLIQLDCRPGRISFSDQSDNVEDTIETDTNVDEQIEWRKQELSVSEIEQKVKEYNAQINSNLFMALNKDGSYTGFIRVQFKLVRPVSVPPPRKSAPPQEGGRRPSGVKRRTSFYLPKDTAKHLHISSRTRAREVIEALLNKFTVVDNPRKFALFERSERHDQVYLRKLGDDERPLLLRLCAGPNEKALSLVLKENETGEVNWDAFTVPELRNFMRILQREEEEHVKQIVQRYARARDKMREALATSTPG
- the tusc2a gene encoding tumor suppressor 2, mitochondrial calcium regulator a translates to MGGSGSKSKGFWPFAGSGSGNDPANEGNEQSLAKFRGSRNATPFVFTRKSSLYYDEDGDLAHEFYEETVVTKNGRKRAKLKRIQKNLIPQGIVKLDHPRIHVDFPVVLCEV